A single genomic interval of Prunus dulcis chromosome 5, ALMONDv2, whole genome shotgun sequence harbors:
- the LOC117627944 gene encoding zinc finger protein ZAT1-like, which yields MERHKCKLCARTFANGRALGGHMKAHLATLPLPPKTQLLTESASSSSSSSGEEPEPEQEQKLQEEEEEEKGLVYGLRENPKRSFRLADPEFSFAVDAGSVIQDRESETESKNPTRRRSKRNRRSFVVVTENQRQQQQQQSQKLELQKKPMLTNSTQPSLAESMAEPEPLSSVSDTSPEEDVAMCLMMLSRDVWMRRTNDQQQADQSDQDQEHGKQAVEKLEGIKLKKVRGKNRCEKCSKLFRSYQAMCGHKKICFRSEDEAINNAGGEKLFECPFCCKIFGSGQALGGHKRSHLSGSSRSMAAGKTEVRESFIDLNLPAPQEEDDFSVLSDA from the coding sequence ATGGAGAGGCACAAATGCAAGCTCTGCGCTAGGACTTTTGCTAATGGCAGAGCATTGGGTGGACACATGAAGGCTCACTTGGCCACTCTTCCTCTTCCCCCAAAGACCCAGCTACTCACTGAGTCAGCCtcgtcttcatcttcatcatcaggTGAGGAACCAGAACCAGAACAAGAACAGAAACTacaggaagaagaagaagaagagaagggttTGGTGTATGGGTTgagagagaacccaaagaggaGTTTCAGACTTGCAGATCCTGAGTTCTCTTTTGCAGTTGATGCTGGCTCTGTCATTCAAGACAGAGAGAGCGAGACCGAGTCAAAAAACCCAACTCGGAGACGATCCAAGCGGAATCGGAGATCATTTGTTGTTGTTACAGAGAATCAgaggcagcagcagcagcagcagagcCAGAAATTGGAGTTGCAGAAAAAACCCATGTTGACAAATTCAACACAACCCAGTTTGGCTGAGTCAATGGCCGAGCCTGAACCGCTGAGCTCGGTCTCTGATACTTCTCCTGAAGAAGACGTTGCTATGTGTCTTATGATGCTCTCAAGAGATGTATGGATGAGAAGAACAAATGATCAGCAGCAAGCAGATCAATCAGACCAAGATCAAGAACATGGTAAGCAAGCAGTGGAGAAATTGGAGGGGATCAAATTGAAGAAAGTTCGAGGCAAGAATCGGTGCGAGAAATGCAGCAAGCTGTTTCGATCTTATCAAGCAATGTGCggacataaaaaaatttgctttCGCAGCGAAGACGAAGCAATCAACAATGCAGGTGGTGAGAAGCTATTTGAGTGCCCGTTTTGTTGCAAAATTTTTGGTTCTGGCCAAGCTCTTGGTGGCCACAAAAGATCTCACCTTTCGGGCTCTTCAAGATCAATGGCTGCTGGAAAAACTGAAGTTCGAGAGAGTTTCATAGATCTCAACCTGCCAGCTCCTCAGGAAGAAGATGATTTTAGCGTGCTATCTGATGCTTGA
- the LOC117627878 gene encoding bifunctional adenosine 5'-phosphosulfate phosphorylase/adenylylsulfatase HINT4, producing MAAAAAASQCIFCQIASKSTSTTLLHTDDKVVAFQDIRPAAVRHYLVIPVDHIPTVKDLQRKPEDYSLVNHMLEVGKMLIQRDAPQCHQYRFGFHQPPFNSVNHLHLHCFALPYTPRWKCMKYIAMGPFGFLEAEKLLGKIKPLPQVISKV from the exons ATGgcggcagcagcagcagcttcaCAGTGCATCTTCTGCCAGATCGCCAGCAAATCCACCTCTACCACTCTCCTCCACACt GATGACAAGGTCGTTGCTTTTCAAGACATCCGCCCGGCTGCTGTAAG GCATTACTTGGTTATTCCTGTGGATCACATTCCAACTGTTAAGGATCTTCAAAGGAAACCTGAAGACTACTCTTTGG TAAATCACATGTTAGAAGTGGGGAAAATGCTAATTCAACGAGATGCACCTCAATGCCATCAGTACAG ATTTGGCTTTCATCAACCTCCATTCAACTCTGTTAACCATCTTCACCTCCATTGTTTTGCACTGCCATACACACCCAG ATGGAAGTGTATGAAATATATAGCCATGGGACCATTTGGATTTCTTGAGGCTGAAAAGTTGCTGGGTAAGATAAAGCCTCTGCCACAAGTTATTTCTAAAGTTTGA
- the LOC117628932 gene encoding F-box protein At5g49610-like — MMMNDSVDDLPEVLLVEIICRLSCIKLVFQCKCVSKRWCELISSSHFVGQYVRRQRDLKTPILGTVVVDNGTFFRMENEDGLMSLQLPVISEAAPEQKLFVVGACNDLVLCCPSELDQRDYYICNPYTKKWVALPPPPRIHNWVSVGFICDPYYSYNSSSTFDDEVSINAEYRWRVVRLRQEFYVDIFFSETGEWRESANVVCGLRNYFDIITAGVACNGKLYFSGSDHASSYILELDPFQDISNISTTNGNHIIVDKCRFSLAPLDMFSEGRGYAISLYRVLGACRGHLRVTEFVLGNHLSVWELDAGDDNLKWRLVVDKVPFFQMDSSYHDDVSMTPIDEVAKTAIAFHPTIEDTIHVDAHKVIRWNFGAGMFELVPKIRGRDIVGISITSTHLCSHGGPHPFLASKLFYYSEKCVEL; from the coding sequence atgatgatgaatgataGTGTTGATGATCTCCCAGAGGTTTTATTGGTTGAAATCATTTGTCGACTTTCTTGTATTAAGTTAGTTTTTCAATGCAAGTGCGTGTCCAAGCGTTGGTGTGAACTCATCTCTAGTTCTCATTTTGTTGGGCAATATGTACGTCGCCAACGTGATTTGAAAACGCCCATTTTAGGTACAGTAGTTGTAGACAATGGAACATTCTTTCGGATGGAAAACGAGGATGGTCTGATGAGTTTGCAGCTACCTGTTATTTCAGAAGCCGCACcagaacaaaaattatttgtggTAGGGGCGTGCAACGACTTAGTTTTGTGCTGCCCAAGCGAACTTGATCAACGTGATTATTACATTTGCAATCCATACACCAAGAAATGGGTTGCTCTTCCTCCCCCTCCTCGAATCCATAATTGGGTAAGCGTAGGGTTCATTTGTGATCCCTACTACAGCTACAACTCATCTTCCACCTTCGATGATGAGGTTTCCATTAATGCTGAATATAGGTGGAGGGTTGTGCGACTACGTCAAGAGTTCTATGTGGACATCTTCTTTTCTGAGACCGGTGAATGGAGGGAGTCCGCTAATGTGGTATGCGGCCTACgaaattattttgatatcATAACTGCTGGCGTTGCTTGCAATGggaagttgtatttttcaggTTCCGATCATGCATCCTCCTATATTCTGGAGTTGGATCCCTTCCAAGATATCAGTAATATCAGTACTACTAATGGCAATCATATTATTGTTGACAAATGTCGGTTCAGTCTGGCACCTCTTGATATGTTTTCTGAAGGGCGGGGATATGCCATTTCGCTGTATCGGGTTCTTGGTGCATGTCGAGGGCATTTGCGGGTGACCGAGTTTGTGCTTGGTAATCATTTGAGTGTCTGGGAGTTGGATGCAGGCGATGATAATTTGAAATGGCGTTTGGTGGTCGACAAAGTTCCCTTCTTCCAGATGGATTCTTCCTATCATGATGACGTTTCTATGACGCCTATAGATGAGGTGGCAAAAACTGCGATAGCTTTCCACCCGACTATTGAGGATACCATCCACGTAGATGCTCACAAAGTTATCAGGTGGAACTTTGGTGCAGGAATGTTTGAGTTAGTTCCAAAGATTCGAGGTCGGGACATAGTTGGAATCTCAATTACATCCACCCATTTGTGCTCCCATGGTGGCCCACACCCGTTCCTAGCCTCTAAACTATTCTACTATAGCGAAAAGTGTGTAGAGCTCTAG